The Streptomyces sp. NL15-2K genome contains a region encoding:
- a CDS encoding carbohydrate ABC transporter permease: MTLTEERTKTHQVGRLKRPDPASRSRGGQRFLLIGLILASAYSLFPVWWLIVASTKDRTGLYQSNGLWFSGWHLWDNLQQLFTYEDGIFLRWTANSFLYAGVGSLGGTLLALATGYGLARFDFPGRNLVFACVVGSFLIPIALLTLPLYLLFSEIGLVDTPWAMLIPCLINPFSVYLAKVYTEATIPFELLEAARIDGAGELRIFFSIVLRMMTTGGATVFLLAFVNTWNAFFLPLTVLRGEENWTLNLGLYNWSGKRLESGVDLTSLVLTGALLSIVPMAIMMVAMRRYWRSGVTLGALK, from the coding sequence ATGACGCTCACCGAAGAACGTACGAAGACGCACCAGGTCGGGCGCCTCAAAAGGCCGGATCCGGCGAGTCGTTCACGCGGCGGCCAGCGCTTCCTCCTCATCGGTCTGATCCTGGCCAGCGCCTACAGCCTGTTCCCGGTGTGGTGGCTGATCGTCGCCTCGACCAAGGACCGCACGGGCCTGTACCAGAGCAACGGCCTGTGGTTCTCCGGCTGGCACCTGTGGGACAACCTGCAGCAGCTGTTCACGTACGAGGACGGCATCTTCCTGCGCTGGACGGCCAACTCGTTCCTGTACGCGGGCGTCGGCTCCCTCGGCGGCACACTGCTCGCCCTCGCGACGGGCTACGGCCTGGCCCGCTTCGACTTCCCCGGCCGCAACCTGGTGTTCGCGTGCGTGGTGGGTTCGTTCCTGATCCCGATCGCCCTGCTCACGCTCCCCCTGTACCTGCTGTTCTCGGAGATCGGCCTGGTCGACACGCCCTGGGCGATGCTGATCCCCTGCCTGATCAACCCGTTCAGCGTGTACCTGGCCAAGGTGTACACCGAGGCCACGATCCCCTTCGAACTCCTGGAGGCGGCCCGCATCGACGGCGCGGGCGAGCTGCGGATCTTCTTCAGCATCGTGCTGCGGATGATGACGACGGGCGGCGCGACGGTCTTCCTGCTGGCCTTCGTCAACACCTGGAACGCCTTCTTCCTCCCCCTCACCGTGCTGCGCGGCGAGGAGAACTGGACCCTGAACCTGGGCCTGTACAACTGGTCCGGCAAGCGCCTGGAGTCCGGCGTCGACCTGACCAGCCTGGTACTGACCGGCGCGCTGCTGTCCATCGTGCCGATGGCGATCATGATGGTCGCGATGCGCCGCTACTGGCGTTCGGG
- a CDS encoding sugar ABC transporter permease, giving the protein MIRSLRWKGAAFTVPFQLGFVFLYLLPIGYAVYQSLFRVQQSGLGLGGSTEKFVGLDNYQQGLTDSAFMGSVLRVVLFACVQIPVMLLISLLMALFLDALTSKVASRFRIMLLVPYMIPGVVAALVWINLYSPDVGPLTPLGEVFGFDWNFFAPSMVWPSIGNLLTWHGIGYNMVIIYSALQGVPRELFEAARLDGASEKRIALSIKIPHVRGALVLTGMLSIIQMLQIFNEPALFRNITPQTVSDSFTPIMIIYNQAFNAGNYHYAASLSVLLALILGVASFLFYRLTSKEAD; this is encoded by the coding sequence ATGATTCGCTCTCTGCGCTGGAAGGGTGCCGCCTTCACGGTGCCCTTCCAGCTCGGCTTCGTCTTCCTCTACCTGCTCCCCATCGGCTACGCGGTCTACCAGTCGCTGTTCCGTGTGCAGCAGTCCGGGCTCGGGCTCGGCGGCTCGACGGAGAAGTTCGTCGGCCTCGACAACTACCAGCAGGGCCTGACCGACTCGGCGTTCATGGGCTCGGTACTGCGGGTGGTGCTGTTCGCCTGCGTGCAGATCCCGGTGATGCTGCTCATCAGCCTCCTCATGGCGCTGTTCCTGGACGCGCTCACCTCCAAGGTGGCGAGCCGGTTCCGGATCATGCTGCTGGTGCCGTACATGATCCCCGGGGTGGTCGCCGCCCTGGTGTGGATCAACCTCTACAGCCCCGACGTCGGCCCGCTGACGCCGCTGGGCGAGGTGTTCGGCTTCGACTGGAACTTCTTCGCGCCCTCGATGGTGTGGCCGTCCATCGGCAACCTGCTGACCTGGCACGGCATCGGCTACAACATGGTGATCATCTACTCTGCGCTCCAGGGCGTGCCCCGCGAGCTGTTCGAGGCCGCGCGCCTGGACGGCGCCTCCGAGAAGCGCATCGCGCTGAGCATCAAGATCCCGCACGTGCGGGGGGCGCTGGTACTGACCGGCATGCTCTCGATCATCCAGATGCTGCAGATCTTCAACGAGCCCGCGCTGTTCAGGAACATCACCCCGCAGACGGTCAGTGACAGCTTCACCCCGATCATGATCATCTACAACCAGGCGTTCAACGCCGGCAACTACCACTACGCCGCTTCCCTGTCGGTGCTGCTCGCCCTGATCCTCGGCGTCGCCTCCTTCCTGTTCTACCGGCTCACCTCGAAGGAGGCCGACTGA